A single region of the Biomphalaria glabrata chromosome 15, xgBioGlab47.1, whole genome shotgun sequence genome encodes:
- the LOC106055762 gene encoding protein Wnt-11b-2-like, translating into MRPPNLYTVLRMVLVLLLCAERCVAVKWLALFRIKQRPWETTRNCSKNAGLTPRQMKLCKENLDLMPTLVHSALLSVETCQKQFADRRWNCSSILKVPTLTKDLVRGTREQAYVYGISSAALVHSISKSCSIGVTTKCSCGLLPSAAPTDNFKWGGCGDDVQFGLIFGETFTDATLTNKLGEEKISKKAMLNRHNFKAGRQIVADSLTKACKCHGVSGSCSIMTCWRALPSFDTIGALLKERYALAVEVRRKRKKKDKVLVPIHKGKSFKDDELVYYEKSPDYCSPDDKTGSVGTSGRLCEAKGRGPGNCESMCCGRGHDNFTMEVSERCECKYYWCCYVKCKTCVKTLKLNQCR; encoded by the exons TGCCTTGTTTCGTATCAAACAGCGGCCATGGGAGACAACTAGGAACTGTTCCAAGAATGCCGGACTAACTCCTAGGCAGATGAAACTGTGCAAAGAGAACCTTGACCTAATGCCCACGCTGGTCCATTCGGCCTTGCTGTCCGTGGAGACTTGCCAGAAGCAGTTTGCCGATCGACGATGGAACTGCAGCTCCATTTTAAAAGTGCCAACATTGACCAAGGATTTGGTGAGAG GTACTCGAGAGCAGGCCTACGTCTACGGCATCTCATCGGCGGCGCTAGTCCATTCCATATCAAAGTCATGTAGCATAGGCGTCACCACCAAGTGCAGCTGTGGGCTACTGCCATCCGCAGCGCCAACAGACAATTTCAAG TGGGGTGGGTGCGGAGACGATGTCCAGTTCGGGCTCATCTTTGGAGAGACATTTACGGACGCTACACTCACGAACAAACTGGGGGAAGAAAAAATCTCCAAGAAAGCCATGTTAAACAGGCATAATTTCAAGGCCGGTCGTCAG ATTGTAGCAGACAGCTTAACCAAGGCCTGCAAATGTCATGGGGTATCTGGCTCCTGCTCCATCATGACCTGCTGGAGGGCATTGCCGAGTTTCGACACCATTGGAGCTCTCCTCAAAGAGAGATACGCATTGGCGGTTGAG GTGAGACGAAAACGAAAGAAGAAGGACAAAGTCCTGGTCCCCATCCACAAAGGCAAATCTTTCAAGGATGACGAATTAGTCTACTATGAAAAGAGCCCCGACTATTGCAGTCCCGATGACAAGACGGGTTCGGTCGGTACCAGTGGGAG ATTGTGTGAAGCCAAAGGCCGTGGGCCAGGGAACTGTGAGTCCATGTGTTGTGGCCGAGGCCATGATAACTTCACCATGGAGGTGTCGGAGCGATGCGAGTGCAAGTACTACTGGTGCTGCTACGTCAAGTGCAAGACGTGTGTCAAGACACTCAAGCTGAACCAGTGTCGCTAG